The following coding sequences lie in one Arachis ipaensis cultivar K30076 chromosome B03, Araip1.1, whole genome shotgun sequence genomic window:
- the LOC107631934 gene encoding paired amphipathic helix protein Sin3-like 2 isoform X2: MKKLLHKEKRRCCGRVLCSSCTSQSLSQIKRPMVSSRGEASGQPQVTIGNAVQKLTHDDAVKYLNTVKDAFHDKPKKYADFLKVMKDFKAQRTDTDGVVARVKKLFKGHRNLIVGFNTFLPKEHEIAVPLEDEQPQRNKPVDFVEAVNFVGKVKSQLQGDDSVYKSFLDILEMYRKKTKTISEVLLEVAALFRGHEDLLEEFIRFLPDKSYAMPAVVPMDVEKKESTMASHGDSGAEPFHDEHEKFDLCPMSSTCEDKSSLKSMCSQVDAFLEKVKEESRTPEVYQEFLKCLLFYSREIITRQELQSSVGDLLGKFPDLMDGFNDFLAQCEKNDGFFAGIMNNKSLQNEGHGLKALKAEDMDIDQGVEKERDGESPITASCIETLFEKIVIGCKSIIKKE; the protein is encoded by the exons ATGAAAAAACTGTTACACAAAG AGAAAAGACGTTGCTGTGGAAGGGTACTCTGCAGTTCGTGCACTTCACAATCact TTCTCAGATCAAAAGACCAATGGTATCTTCTAGAGGAGAAGC CTCCGGGCAACCCCAGGTTACGATTGGTAATGCTGTTCAGAAACTGACCCATGATGATGCCGTAAAATACCTGAATACCGTGAAGGATGCGTTTCATGATAAGCCGAAAAAGTATGCTGACTTTTTAAAAGTAATGAAAGATTTCAAGGCTCAAAG AACTGATACAGATGGTGTCGTAGCAAGAGTGAAGAAGCTATTTAAAGGGCATAGAAATCTAATTGTAGGGTTTAACACCTTCTTGCCTAAGGAACATGAAATTGCAGTTCCATTGGAGGATGAACAACCTCAGCGGAATAAGCCTGTTGATTTTGTTGAAGCTGTAAATTTTGTGGGCAAGGTCAAG AGCCAGCTTCAAGGCGATGACAGTGTCTATAAGTCGTTTCTTGATATATTGGAGATGTACAGAAAGAAAACCAAGACTATATCTGAGGTTCTCTTAGAG GTTGCTGCACTTTTCCGTGGCCATGAAGATCTTCTTGAGGAGTTTATTCGTTTTCTTCCTGATAAGAGCTATGCAATGCCAGCTGTTGTACCAATGGATGTTGAGAAG AAAGAAAGTACCATGGCTTCTCATGGGGACTCTGGTGCTGAACCATTCCATGATGAACATGAAAAGTTTGACCTGTGCCCTATGTCATCTACTTGTGAAGATAAAAGCTCTTTGAAAA GTATGTGTAGTCAAGTCGATGCTTTCCTTGAAAAAGTCAAGGAGGAATCTCGAACTCCTGAGGTTTACCAGGAATTTTTGAAGTGTCTACTTTTCTACAGCAGGGAAATAATTACCCGACAAGAATTGCAGTCATCG GTGGGTGATTTGCTGGGGAAATTTCCAGATCTTATGGATGGATTTAATGATTTTTTGGCACAATGCGAGAAGAATG ATGGATTTTTTGCTGGCATCATGAATAATA AGTCCTTGCAGAATGAAGGACATGGATTGAAAGCATTGAAGGCAGAGGACATGGATATAGATCAAGGGGTGGAAAAAGAAAGGGATGGAGAGTCACCAATTACTGCCTCATGCATCGAAACACTATTTGAAAAAATAGTCATAGGATGCAAAAGCATAATAAAAAAA GAAtga
- the LOC107631934 gene encoding paired amphipathic helix protein Sin3-like 2 isoform X1: protein MKKLLHKEKRRCCGRVLCSSCTSQSLSQIKRPMVSSRGEASGQPQVTIGNAVQKLTHDDAVKYLNTVKDAFHDKPKKYADFLKVMKDFKAQRTDTDGVVARVKKLFKGHRNLIVGFNTFLPKEHEIAVPLEDEQPQRNKPVDFVEAVNFVGKVKSQLQGDDSVYKSFLDILEMYRKKTKTISEVLLEVAALFRGHEDLLEEFIRFLPDKSYAMPAVVPMDVEKKESTMASHGDSGAEPFHDEHEKFDLCPMSSTCEDKSSLKSMCSQVDAFLEKVKEESRTPEVYQEFLKCLLFYSREIITRQELQSSVGDLLGKFPDLMDGFNDFLAQCEKNDGFFAGIMNNKSLQNEGHGLKALKAEDMDIDQGVEKERDGESPITASCIETLFEKIVIGCKSIIKKVSCFTD from the exons ATGAAAAAACTGTTACACAAAG AGAAAAGACGTTGCTGTGGAAGGGTACTCTGCAGTTCGTGCACTTCACAATCact TTCTCAGATCAAAAGACCAATGGTATCTTCTAGAGGAGAAGC CTCCGGGCAACCCCAGGTTACGATTGGTAATGCTGTTCAGAAACTGACCCATGATGATGCCGTAAAATACCTGAATACCGTGAAGGATGCGTTTCATGATAAGCCGAAAAAGTATGCTGACTTTTTAAAAGTAATGAAAGATTTCAAGGCTCAAAG AACTGATACAGATGGTGTCGTAGCAAGAGTGAAGAAGCTATTTAAAGGGCATAGAAATCTAATTGTAGGGTTTAACACCTTCTTGCCTAAGGAACATGAAATTGCAGTTCCATTGGAGGATGAACAACCTCAGCGGAATAAGCCTGTTGATTTTGTTGAAGCTGTAAATTTTGTGGGCAAGGTCAAG AGCCAGCTTCAAGGCGATGACAGTGTCTATAAGTCGTTTCTTGATATATTGGAGATGTACAGAAAGAAAACCAAGACTATATCTGAGGTTCTCTTAGAG GTTGCTGCACTTTTCCGTGGCCATGAAGATCTTCTTGAGGAGTTTATTCGTTTTCTTCCTGATAAGAGCTATGCAATGCCAGCTGTTGTACCAATGGATGTTGAGAAG AAAGAAAGTACCATGGCTTCTCATGGGGACTCTGGTGCTGAACCATTCCATGATGAACATGAAAAGTTTGACCTGTGCCCTATGTCATCTACTTGTGAAGATAAAAGCTCTTTGAAAA GTATGTGTAGTCAAGTCGATGCTTTCCTTGAAAAAGTCAAGGAGGAATCTCGAACTCCTGAGGTTTACCAGGAATTTTTGAAGTGTCTACTTTTCTACAGCAGGGAAATAATTACCCGACAAGAATTGCAGTCATCG GTGGGTGATTTGCTGGGGAAATTTCCAGATCTTATGGATGGATTTAATGATTTTTTGGCACAATGCGAGAAGAATG ATGGATTTTTTGCTGGCATCATGAATAATA AGTCCTTGCAGAATGAAGGACATGGATTGAAAGCATTGAAGGCAGAGGACATGGATATAGATCAAGGGGTGGAAAAAGAAAGGGATGGAGAGTCACCAATTACTGCCTCATGCATCGAAACACTATTTGAAAAAATAGTCATAGGATGCAAAAGCATAATAAAAAAAGTTAGTTGCTTTACAGACTAG